GTGGGCAATGCATCGCCAATACCGTGCAGGGCTTCGCCCAGCCCTGCGACATTGCCATGGCCAAAAATGGCCCAGCACCCGCCGAAAAACGGCACGTTATCGGCGTTATATTGCACACTTAAATACCGCACCATTGCCTGGGCGGCAGTCAAACGAATGGTGTTCACGCCGTTCCTCCGATATTTTTACGTGCCTGGTCCCACGAAAGGCAAAGGGCACGGTATTTGTCCGCCATTTGTGTGATGGCGGTTTGATCGTCGATATCCCCGGTCAGCCATTCACGGGCTGTACCGGCAAAAATGGTGCGCCCCACGGCAAAGCCACGAACCAGTTCATGGCGTGCTGCGGCCTCAAAGCTGGCGGCAAGTTCTTCGCTTGGCGCTTCAAGGCCCAGAACCACCACGCCCCGGCAATGGGGATCATTCTTTGCAATCGTGTCGCAGGCATGGCGCCATGCGGCATCGCTTTTCATTGGTTCGAGTTTCCACCAGTCGGGATAAACGCCAATGTCGTAAAACCGCTGAATGATCTTTGCCGTCGTTTCATCATCGCATGGTGCAACTTTTGATGGAATGATTTCGAGCAAAAATTCAAGGCGATTGGCCCGCCCGGCATCAAATAACCGCAGGATGGTTTCTTCCTGCTGGGCCTTCATCGCGGCGTCATCATCGGGATGATAAAAACACAGAACCTTGATCACGTTTTCAACCGGCCATTCGGCCAGTTTGCTGCCCAGATCCGGGCCGATTTCCAGTTGAAGCGGGCGCGAACCCGGCAGTTCCACCGGCCGGCCAATCCAAAGGCCCTGGCCCGCGGCGGCATAAAGCGCATCCCGGCCCAAACGCCCGTCACATAACAGGCCATAACCCGGCCTGCCATCGGCAACCTGTTCAACCGCATTCAGGCACAGCTTTTTAAACGGGCCGATTTTGTCATGCGGTACGCCAACTTCATCGGCCAGGTCTTCCAGCTGCATGCGGTGGTCAAAGGCGAAAACGCGCATTTCCGGCCAGTCACCGGTGCGGTTGGTGGCCCAATGCACCTGTTCAAGCTCCGCATCATGGCGGAGCGCCGGGGTTTTCATGCCGCGCTTAAAGAAAAACTGTAATTCTTCCCAGCTTGGATAGG
This genomic window from Thalassospira marina contains:
- a CDS encoding bifunctional 5-dehydro-2-deoxygluconokinase/5-dehydro-2-deoxyphosphogluconate aldolase, coding for MTLDVITIGRSSVDLYGAQIGGRLEDMASFNKYIGGSPTNMACGTARLGLKSALITRVGDEHMGRFIREQLVAEGVDVRGVVTDPERLTALVLLGIRDQEQFPLIFYRENCADMALCEDDIDPDFIAQSRCVTVTGTHLSHPRTRAAVLKALDLARQNGAKTALDIDYRPNLWGLSGHGDGENRFIASEKVTAELQATLHLFDLIVGTEEEFHIAGGTTDTLAALRNVRAISSATLVCKRGPMGAAAFDGDIGDSLDDGISGPGFPVEVFNVLGAGDGFMSGLLKGWLSGENWETSLKYANACGAFAVSRHGCTPAYPSWEELQFFFKRGMKTPALRHDAELEQVHWATNRTGDWPEMRVFAFDHRMQLEDLADEVGVPHDKIGPFKKLCLNAVEQVADGRPGYGLLCDGRLGRDALYAAAGQGLWIGRPVELPGSRPLQLEIGPDLGSKLAEWPVENVIKVLCFYHPDDDAAMKAQQEETILRLFDAGRANRLEFLLEIIPSKVAPCDDETTAKIIQRFYDIGVYPDWWKLEPMKSDAAWRHACDTIAKNDPHCRGVVVLGLEAPSEELAASFEAAARHELVRGFAVGRTIFAGTAREWLTGDIDDQTAITQMADKYRALCLSWDQARKNIGGTA